In a genomic window of Methanoregula sp. UBA64:
- the nikR gene encoding nickel-responsive transcriptional regulator NikR gives MTFDNDLSRIGISLPKNLLDKFDEIINARGYSSRSEGIRDAIRTYITYYKWMADVKGEREGVITMVYDHDQRGLLTTITDIQHDHHEIIKASLHSHVTHNRCLEVILVHGDGSQLKELAERLMSQKGVESVKLTTIQIEE, from the coding sequence ATGACCTTCGACAACGATCTCTCCCGCATTGGGATCTCGCTTCCCAAAAACCTCCTCGACAAGTTCGATGAAATTATCAATGCCCGGGGCTATTCCTCACGTTCCGAGGGTATCCGCGATGCCATCCGTACCTATATCACGTACTACAAGTGGATGGCCGATGTCAAGGGAGAACGCGAAGGCGTGATCACGATGGTATACGATCACGACCAGCGCGGCCTTCTCACGACCATAACCGACATCCAGCACGACCACCACGAGATCATCAAGGCCTCGCTCCACTCCCATGTGACCCATAACCGCTGCCTCGAAGTGATCCTCGTCCACGGGGACGGTTCCCAGTTAAAGGAACTTGCCGAGCGCCTGATGTCCCAGAAAGGTGTCGAATCGGTCAAGCTGACCACGATCCAGATTGAAGAGTAA
- a CDS encoding type IV pilin N-terminal domain-containing protein translates to MVFHTHDRAVSPVVGVMLMLAITIMIAAIASAFAGSFSDTGEKSPQSSISVPAHFEKNVTGSTDYYRIYFDHTGGDPFSLNSIQVVLRSDETENKTQLTRQGIGNNNFTLLGKTGPACDETTVRAGDRFFIAGKQTADGTGIQFGNVIFWKNKELTWMVIDSRTGKTIATGSLFPQ, encoded by the coding sequence ATGGTATTTCATACCCACGACAGGGCAGTTTCACCGGTTGTCGGGGTCATGCTCATGCTGGCAATCACCATCATGATCGCGGCAATCGCGAGCGCATTTGCCGGAAGTTTCAGCGATACCGGGGAAAAATCTCCCCAGAGCTCCATCAGCGTGCCTGCACATTTTGAAAAAAACGTAACCGGTAGCACAGATTATTACCGCATCTATTTCGATCATACGGGAGGAGATCCATTCTCGCTCAATTCTATCCAGGTGGTTCTCCGGTCCGATGAAACAGAGAATAAAACACAATTAACCCGGCAGGGCATAGGGAATAATAATTTTACCCTTCTTGGTAAAACGGGCCCGGCATGTGACGAAACCACCGTAAGAGCCGGAGATCGGTTTTTCATTGCCGGGAAACAGACCGCTGATGGTACCGGGATCCAGTTTGGGAATGTCATATTCTGGAAGAACAAAGAGCTCACCTGGATGGTGATCGATTCCCGGACCGGTAAAACTATTGCAACGGGATCCCTCTTCCCGCAATAG
- a CDS encoding type IV pilin N-terminal domain-containing protein, whose translation MELRESGVSPVVGVMLMLAVTIMIAAIVSATAGNFSNTEKKAPSAILDVSIYAHKQYDGFSTPAMIIRHVSGNVLQTKDLQIVTYYTVPGTSTISRGSLMGERSVDMKGSSVPSGVLFIKDDSRFTDPDSQANWFGNASATFKPGDILVTPAQSCNGEDAYTGNPELKENPGMDQLFPNVNFGKDEFSPGGVVSVKIIHTPSGQIIFDKDVVIS comes from the coding sequence ATGGAGTTGCGGGAGTCAGGGGTTTCACCGGTTGTCGGGGTCATGCTCATGCTGGCCGTGACCATCATGATCGCAGCGATCGTGAGCGCAACTGCCGGGAACTTTTCCAACACGGAAAAAAAAGCCCCGAGCGCGATTCTCGACGTCAGCATTTACGCGCACAAGCAGTATGACGGTTTTTCCACCCCTGCCATGATCATCCGGCATGTCTCGGGAAACGTCCTCCAGACAAAAGACCTCCAGATTGTGACCTATTACACGGTTCCGGGAACCAGTACCATCAGCCGGGGATCCCTGATGGGGGAAAGATCGGTTGATATGAAAGGGTCATCCGTCCCCTCCGGGGTACTTTTCATTAAGGATGACAGCCGGTTCACGGATCCGGACAGTCAGGCCAACTGGTTCGGGAATGCATCGGCAACATTTAAGCCGGGCGATATTCTGGTGACACCGGCACAATCCTGCAATGGCGAGGATGCATACACCGGCAATCCCGAATTAAAAGAAAACCCCGGGATGGATCAGTTATTCCCGAATGTTAATTTCGGAAAGGACGAATTCAGCCCCGGCGGGGTAGTCTCCGTAAAAATCATCCACACCCCGAGCGGCCAGATCATCTTCGACAAGGATGTGGTGATCAGCTGA
- a CDS encoding TOBE domain-containing protein, which produces MKISARNILKGKVKAITPGSVNSEVIIELPGGQQITSIITKKSVASLGLAVGKEAYAVIKSSEVMIAVD; this is translated from the coding sequence ATGAAGATCAGTGCACGCAACATCCTGAAAGGAAAAGTAAAGGCGATCACCCCGGGCAGCGTAAACTCCGAGGTCATCATTGAACTTCCCGGAGGACAGCAGATCACCTCCATTATCACGAAGAAATCTGTTGCATCCCTCGGCCTTGCGGTCGGTAAGGAAGCATATGCCGTGATCAAGTCAAGCGAAGTAATGATTGCGGTAGATTAA
- a CDS encoding FkbM family methyltransferase — protein sequence MAQFPESAGKADCPETHEDSFSGDMIVTTDHLRFRLMNLPCRQITEVPEYRFSDIRRDDRVLDTGANVGAFALRAARFSPYVTAVEPLTIDPLKENIRLNAADIRVIEGALGDGSVCRITWDDLDRSVQTYTLGQLIDAAGGCDFLKCDCEGAEWTICPEDLLGIRRIEMELHIPPICPNINPALLDFIGQHFTFTLDRTPVHSALGVMGILHAVRK from the coding sequence ATGGCGCAATTTCCTGAGAGTGCGGGTAAGGCGGATTGTCCCGAGACGCATGAGGATAGTTTTTCTGGGGATATGATCGTAACAACGGATCATCTCCGGTTCCGGTTGATGAACCTTCCCTGCCGCCAGATCACCGAGGTTCCCGAGTACCGGTTTTCGGACATCCGCCGGGACGATCGTGTCCTTGACACCGGTGCCAATGTCGGGGCATTCGCGTTACGGGCAGCACGCTTTTCCCCGTACGTAACTGCCGTGGAACCCCTCACAATAGATCCGCTGAAGGAAAATATCCGGCTGAATGCGGCAGATATCCGGGTAATCGAGGGTGCTCTTGGCGATGGTTCGGTATGCAGGATAACCTGGGACGATCTCGACCGATCCGTGCAGACCTATACGCTCGGCCAGCTCATTGATGCCGCAGGGGGATGCGATTTTTTAAAATGCGACTGCGAAGGTGCGGAATGGACGATCTGCCCGGAAGATCTTCTCGGGATCCGGAGGATCGAGATGGAGCTGCACATCCCCCCGATCTGCCCGAACATAAACCCGGCGCTGCTCGACTTCATCGGTCAGCACTTTACCTTTACCCTTGACCGCACCCCGGTTCATTCGGCCCTCGGGGTCATGGGTATCCTTCATGCGGTCAGAAAATAG
- a CDS encoding DUF2178 domain-containing protein, translated as MKKNIFYLLIGFIAVLLLAVFWYSVENFTPIFSMVAFVLGVIVIYMAYRKVDDYIEDERSARITEKAALRTFQVFWVSFCAFSILAVMNLLYMPRFSREHFFERAPGTMPPEIMSPRMIGYIQLGLLCLMIFLYVGFRFYYAKKYGEWETDEE; from the coding sequence ATGAAGAAGAATATTTTTTACCTGCTTATCGGGTTTATTGCAGTACTGCTCCTGGCAGTATTCTGGTATTCTGTGGAGAATTTTACCCCGATCTTTTCCATGGTTGCATTTGTGCTCGGTGTGATTGTCATCTATATGGCATACCGGAAGGTCGATGATTATATCGAAGACGAGCGGAGTGCACGGATCACGGAAAAAGCAGCTCTTCGGACATTCCAGGTGTTCTGGGTCTCGTTCTGTGCGTTCTCGATCCTCGCTGTCATGAACCTCCTCTACATGCCCCGCTTTTCCCGGGAACATTTTTTTGAGCGGGCTCCCGGAACAATGCCTCCCGAGATTATGTCGCCGCGGATGATCGGGTACATCCAGCTGGGTCTTCTCTGCCTGATGATCTTTTTGTACGTGGGGTTCAGGTTCTATTACGCAAAGAAATACGGGGAATGGGAGACCGATGAAGAATAA
- a CDS encoding helix-turn-helix transcriptional regulator, protein MKNKIKVYRAMHDLTQEDLARAIGVTRQTILAIEKGKYVPSLDLAFRISRYFRVNIEEVFTYDEEAQGRAGV, encoded by the coding sequence ATGAAGAATAAGATCAAGGTGTACCGGGCAATGCACGATCTTACCCAGGAGGATCTCGCCCGTGCAATCGGTGTTACCCGCCAGACGATTCTTGCAATCGAGAAGGGGAAATATGTACCTTCGCTCGATCTTGCGTTCAGGATCTCCCGGTACTTCAGGGTAAATATCGAAGAAGTGTTCACGTACGACGAGGAGGCACAGGGCAGGGCAGGGGTATAA
- a CDS encoding Rossmann-like domain-containing protein → MNDARYRCGAVQEPVVSLLPVLEATLSRLRQMYSERQIRPGAVDRICIRPGWIAVTGTTMECGIAPYYGDVPGRGPDTPAQVLKQVQSLVGMPLLVLPDLKLSLNAVLDSSVKLAVLCALSQPFLGCPSIRKTGWQAECWRAGDPFIQDNPVLSRLIRPDDIVAVAGPHTGCRGLWEICRELHMLTPDPATEPEALEVSANVSAGPTRIHRHSFEDQQEVLGNADVVLLPSSTLVNGTFERFLGYAKNARLTGLVGTGASLVPDAFFSRGIDFIQSCRTIDTRRFIDTFMNDPDPVPGLCNFQKEYLFARQDRRSSPIRCPR, encoded by the coding sequence ATGAACGATGCTCGATACAGGTGTGGTGCCGTACAGGAGCCGGTAGTTTCCCTGCTTCCGGTCCTTGAGGCCACACTCTCCCGTCTGCGGCAGATGTACAGCGAACGGCAGATCCGGCCCGGCGCGGTTGACCGGATCTGCATTCGCCCGGGATGGATTGCAGTAACCGGCACAACCATGGAATGCGGCATTGCCCCGTATTACGGGGATGTCCCGGGTCGCGGACCTGACACTCCGGCACAGGTTTTAAAACAGGTGCAGTCGCTTGTCGGGATGCCGCTCCTTGTCCTTCCCGATCTGAAACTGTCCCTGAACGCTGTTCTCGATTCTTCGGTAAAACTCGCCGTGCTCTGTGCATTGTCCCAGCCGTTTCTCGGATGTCCCTCGATACGGAAAACGGGATGGCAGGCAGAGTGCTGGAGAGCGGGCGATCCCTTTATCCAGGACAACCCGGTCCTTTCCCGCCTGATCCGGCCCGACGACATTGTCGCAGTTGCAGGCCCGCACACCGGGTGCCGGGGATTATGGGAGATCTGCCGTGAGCTCCATATGCTCACACCTGACCCGGCAACCGAACCGGAAGCCCTTGAGGTGAGTGCGAATGTGTCTGCCGGCCCGACCAGGATCCATCGTCACTCCTTCGAAGATCAACAGGAGGTTCTCGGAAATGCCGATGTTGTCCTGCTCCCGTCATCCACGCTGGTGAACGGTACGTTTGAAAGATTTCTCGGGTATGCAAAAAATGCCCGGTTAACCGGTCTGGTCGGAACCGGAGCCTCCCTGGTCCCGGACGCCTTTTTCTCGCGGGGAATCGATTTTATCCAGTCCTGCAGGACCATCGATACCCGGCGCTTTATAGATACCTTCATGAACGATCCGGACCCCGTCCCGGGACTCTGTAATTTCCAGAAAGAGTACCTGTTTGCCCGGCAGGACCGAAGGAGTTCCCCGATCCGGTGTCCACGATAG
- a CDS encoding type IV pilin N-terminal domain-containing protein: MTAPGPNCTSKPPLRGPRCSISAHALAHDAGVSEVVGEMLMIGLVIILIGVFAAALGNFLPTARDPSVTILLTNDTHNISLWHKGGDWVKTEDLTVVISNDTTSRKYCANSTQRTECSLDFDMVSDNSHTAVFDLGSRINVTAGPLAGDETISLVTPGSRIFIGRVSV; encoded by the coding sequence ATGACTGCTCCCGGACCCAATTGTACAAGTAAGCCGCCGCTGAGAGGACCGCGGTGCAGCATATCCGCACATGCCCTGGCGCATGATGCCGGTGTATCGGAAGTAGTCGGCGAGATGCTGATGATCGGCCTTGTGATCATCCTTATCGGGGTATTTGCCGCAGCCCTGGGTAATTTTCTCCCGACTGCCCGGGATCCGAGCGTTACTATCCTGTTGACAAACGATACCCACAACATTTCCCTGTGGCACAAAGGAGGGGACTGGGTGAAAACGGAGGATTTGACGGTGGTTATCAGCAACGATACCACGTCGCGTAAATATTGCGCAAACAGTACTCAAAGAACGGAGTGCTCTTTGGATTTCGATATGGTTTCTGACAATTCACACACTGCCGTTTTTGACCTGGGGAGCCGCATCAATGTAACCGCAGGCCCCCTGGCCGGAGATGAAACCATCTCGCTTGTCACGCCCGGTTCACGGATTTTCATCGGGAGAGTGTCGGTATGA